Proteins from a single region of Corynebacterium pseudogenitalium:
- a CDS encoding ABC-F family ATP-binding cassette domain-containing protein, which translates to MANLINLENVSKSWGLKTLLDGVSLGIQTGDRIGIVGVNGGGKTTLLEVLTGIEAPDSGRVSHNSDLRMAVVTQRFEIHDDATVGDVVVKPLGLETYEWASNSKVREVLQGTGVAALGLDTPVGELSGGERRRVSLAAALVQDLDLVVLDEPTNHLDVEGVQWLASHLMQRKLAVVVVTHDRWFLDTVATLTWEVHDGTVDVYEGGYNDWTFARAERARQADAIEQRRQNLARKELAWLRRGAPARTSKPRYRIEAAEALIANVPPPRDKVELMAFSKQRQGNVVIEFEDARIDAPDGRTLVDHLTWRLAPGERIGLVGVNGSGKTTLLRTLAGDYPLAAGKRIEGLTTRIGWLRQELDDLDPTRTVLDSVEDVAHYITLGKKEVSASQLAERLGFSPKRQRTPVGDLSGGERRRLQLTRVLMSEPNVLLLDEPTNDLDIDTLQELEDLLDGWPGTLVVISHDRYLIERIADTTYALFGDGTLSNLPGGISQYLEQRAAMDTQTGPLDLGEKTENSEKAAPVGEPRLSSQEEREIRKRMKALERKIATAEARAKELEAQIADMSGEDAPDFEAIGAKTQELQRTNDGRDELEMEWLELGEQLEH; encoded by the coding sequence ATGGCGAACCTGATCAACCTCGAAAACGTATCCAAAAGCTGGGGATTGAAAACACTACTCGACGGTGTTTCCCTGGGTATTCAGACCGGTGACCGCATCGGCATCGTCGGCGTCAACGGCGGTGGGAAAACCACGTTGCTTGAGGTGCTCACCGGCATCGAAGCCCCGGACAGCGGGCGCGTGTCGCACAACTCTGACCTACGCATGGCGGTGGTGACACAACGCTTCGAAATTCACGACGACGCCACCGTCGGCGACGTCGTCGTGAAGCCACTGGGCCTCGAGACGTACGAGTGGGCGTCGAATAGCAAGGTGCGAGAGGTTCTCCAAGGAACAGGCGTGGCTGCCCTCGGGCTGGACACCCCGGTCGGGGAGCTTTCTGGTGGTGAGCGGCGCCGCGTGAGCCTCGCCGCGGCCCTTGTGCAGGACTTGGATCTCGTGGTGCTTGACGAGCCGACGAACCACCTTGATGTCGAGGGTGTGCAGTGGCTGGCATCCCACCTCATGCAGCGCAAACTCGCAGTCGTGGTGGTTACGCACGACCGCTGGTTCCTCGATACCGTCGCTACGCTGACCTGGGAGGTCCACGACGGCACCGTCGACGTCTACGAGGGTGGCTATAACGACTGGACGTTTGCCCGCGCCGAGCGTGCCCGCCAGGCGGACGCCATCGAGCAACGTCGTCAGAACTTAGCGCGCAAAGAGCTCGCGTGGCTGCGCCGAGGCGCCCCCGCACGCACGTCAAAACCGCGCTACCGCATCGAAGCAGCCGAAGCTCTCATCGCAAATGTCCCGCCACCACGCGACAAGGTCGAGCTGATGGCGTTTTCCAAGCAACGCCAGGGCAACGTCGTCATCGAGTTTGAGGACGCCCGCATCGACGCTCCTGACGGGCGCACGCTCGTCGACCACCTCACGTGGCGGCTCGCGCCGGGCGAGCGCATCGGTCTTGTTGGTGTCAACGGTTCCGGAAAGACGACGTTGCTGCGGACGCTTGCCGGTGACTACCCGCTTGCTGCCGGCAAGCGCATCGAAGGCCTGACCACACGGATTGGGTGGCTGCGACAGGAACTCGACGACCTCGACCCAACGAGGACGGTGCTCGACTCTGTGGAGGACGTCGCGCACTACATCACGTTGGGTAAGAAGGAGGTTTCGGCATCCCAGCTCGCGGAGCGTCTCGGGTTTAGCCCGAAGCGCCAGCGCACACCTGTTGGGGACCTCTCCGGCGGTGAGCGTCGTCGGCTCCAACTGACGCGTGTGCTGATGAGCGAGCCGAACGTTTTGCTCCTCGACGAGCCCACCAACGACCTCGACATCGATACATTGCAAGAGTTGGAAGACCTGCTTGATGGTTGGCCAGGGACGCTCGTGGTGATTTCGCACGACCGCTACCTCATCGAGCGTATTGCAGACACCACGTACGCGTTGTTCGGCGACGGAACACTCAGCAACCTGCCGGGCGGGATTTCGCAATACCTCGAGCAGCGAGCTGCCATGGACACCCAAACGGGCCCACTCGATTTGGGGGAGAAGACCGAAAACTCCGAAAAAGCGGCCCCCGTGGGGGAACCACGGCTGTCATCGCAGGAAGAACGTGAGATCCGGAAGCGGATGAAAGCGCTTGAGCGCAAGATCGCGACGGCGGAAGCACGTGCCAAGGAGTTGGAAGCGCAGATTGCCGACATGTCGGGTGAAGACGCGCCGGATTTCGAAGCGATCGGCGCGAAGACGCAGGAATTGCAGCGCACCAACGATGGCCGCGATGAGCTAGAAATGGAGTGGCTTGAGCTTGGGGAGCAGCTCGAGCACTAA
- a CDS encoding GntR family transcriptional regulator — translation MLAQNVASEVRRAISRGEFSPGQKLNEVALAERFEVSRNTLREAFAMLTSEGLCERIPNRGVFLATPSPDFVTDTYRARAAIEPAALLWGEELDVDRLEELNTEAREAIAQDDDDLLTAVNQAFHHVVLSAMGSKTLGDTMDQLDAFMRLATLPIIQQQPSFNRQFISVNEHIVELLREEKRHEASDYLQEALLEQGRIVNDLIEKINNGYPI, via the coding sequence ATGCTTGCTCAAAACGTTGCCTCTGAGGTCCGCCGCGCGATTTCGCGTGGTGAGTTCTCCCCAGGCCAGAAGCTCAACGAGGTTGCCCTCGCTGAGCGTTTCGAGGTATCCAGAAATACTCTCCGCGAAGCATTTGCAATGCTTACGTCAGAAGGTCTTTGTGAACGCATTCCGAACCGTGGCGTGTTCCTCGCCACCCCTTCCCCAGACTTTGTTACCGATACGTATCGTGCACGTGCCGCTATCGAACCTGCCGCGTTGCTTTGGGGCGAGGAGCTGGACGTAGACCGGCTTGAAGAGCTCAACACTGAAGCCCGCGAGGCAATCGCACAGGACGACGATGACCTGCTGACTGCTGTGAACCAGGCATTCCACCACGTGGTACTTTCCGCAATGGGTTCGAAGACCCTCGGTGACACCATGGACCAGCTTGACGCGTTCATGCGCTTGGCAACGCTTCCGATTATTCAGCAGCAGCCGTCGTTTAACCGCCAGTTCATCTCCGTCAACGAGCACATTGTGGAGCTGCTGCGCGAAGAAAAGCGCCACGAGGCGTCCGACTACCTGCAGGAAGCACTTCTCGAGCAGGGTCGTATTGTGAACGACCTGATCGAGAAGATCAATAACGGGTACCCGATTTAG
- a CDS encoding putative quinol monooxygenase, with protein MILINVRYKPLPEYVETFRQEVEEFTNATRAEPGCIFFDWYRSEEDKNEYLLIEAFHDDAAEAHVNSDHFRAAQELFPKILKETPTIINTLIEGKTEWDTMAEFKVD; from the coding sequence ATGATTTTGATCAACGTTCGTTACAAGCCACTGCCAGAATACGTCGAGACATTTCGTCAAGAGGTAGAGGAATTCACCAACGCAACCCGCGCAGAGCCGGGCTGCATCTTCTTTGACTGGTACCGCAGTGAAGAGGACAAGAACGAATACCTGCTCATCGAGGCATTCCACGACGATGCCGCGGAAGCGCACGTAAACTCCGATCATTTCCGCGCTGCCCAGGAGCTGTTCCCGAAGATTCTGAAGGAAACCCCGACCATCATCAATACCCTGATCGAGGGTAAGACCGAGTGGGATACCATGGCGGAATTCAAGGTGGACTAG
- the ppk2 gene encoding polyphosphate kinase 2: protein MSEEKNSTKPPKLSKKAYEKELVRLQAELVAMQQWVVKTGARVVIVMEGRDAAGKGSAIKRITQYLNPRTCRIEALPKPTEREQTQWYFQRYVEKLPAAGEIVIFDRSWYNRAGVERVMGFCTTEEYRRFLHQTPIFERLLVEDGIMLRKYWFSVSDEEQYKRFQSRREDPLRQWKLSPMDLESITKWEDYSRAKDEMFIHTDIPAAPWYTVESEDKKRSRINVISHLLSTIPYEHIDPDLPEIPERPEIIDYERPPRDEFRYVPDAAAKLELSKVSSKKKKKGKKNS from the coding sequence ATGAGTGAAGAGAAGAATTCCACTAAGCCCCCGAAACTTTCCAAGAAGGCGTACGAGAAAGAACTCGTACGCCTTCAAGCTGAGTTGGTGGCAATGCAGCAGTGGGTCGTCAAGACCGGAGCGCGTGTTGTCATCGTGATGGAGGGGCGCGACGCCGCAGGCAAAGGCTCCGCAATTAAGCGCATCACCCAGTACCTGAACCCGCGCACCTGCCGTATTGAGGCGCTGCCGAAGCCAACTGAGCGCGAGCAGACGCAGTGGTACTTCCAGCGCTACGTCGAAAAGCTCCCCGCCGCAGGCGAGATCGTCATCTTCGACAGGTCCTGGTACAACCGCGCCGGCGTTGAGCGCGTGATGGGGTTCTGCACCACGGAGGAATACCGTCGGTTCCTACACCAGACACCGATCTTTGAACGCCTCCTCGTTGAGGACGGCATCATGCTGCGTAAGTACTGGTTCTCTGTATCGGATGAAGAGCAGTACAAGCGATTCCAATCCCGCCGGGAAGACCCGCTGCGCCAGTGGAAGCTCTCGCCAATGGACCTCGAGTCCATTACAAAGTGGGAGGACTACTCCCGAGCCAAGGATGAGATGTTTATCCACACGGATATTCCTGCGGCGCCGTGGTACACGGTTGAGTCGGAGGATAAGAAGCGCTCGCGCATCAATGTGATTTCTCACCTCTTGTCGACGATCCCCTACGAGCACATTGACCCTGATCTGCCAGAGATCCCTGAACGCCCAGAGATTATTGACTACGAGCGACCTCCGCGCGACGAGTTCCGTTACGTGCCCGATGCTGCTGCAAAGCTGGAACTCTCCAAGGTGAGCAGCAAGAAAAAGAAGAAGGGCAAGAAGAACTCCTAG
- a CDS encoding HtaA domain-containing protein produces the protein MSRSTTLATLTAAFLASTALVAPSAFAEAPTLESGHANWNIKGSFLSYIQKPFAAATITASDGAEKVLDASKLVDFALPVNAKESKLTATGEGVIDLDGAISINAHHGAMDIQLSDFKVVIEGAKGFLQADYVRKGAMPGAETTTLTGDDKRIVEFDVKQPLKADKDNKFAASFTPTKLTEDGSAIFDKQYKAGESLADSKVSLALKFKDASTQPEGSSLGTGAIVGIVLAAIAALGGLAFAASQPGFQAMLGKLV, from the coding sequence ATGTCTCGCTCCACCACTCTGGCAACCCTCACCGCTGCCTTCCTTGCTTCTACTGCCCTCGTCGCGCCGAGCGCATTCGCGGAAGCCCCAACGCTCGAGTCCGGGCACGCAAACTGGAACATCAAGGGATCATTCCTGAGCTACATCCAGAAGCCGTTTGCCGCAGCAACCATCACGGCGTCCGATGGGGCAGAAAAGGTACTTGACGCGAGCAAGCTGGTTGACTTCGCCTTGCCAGTAAATGCAAAGGAGTCCAAGCTCACGGCAACTGGCGAAGGGGTCATAGACCTCGACGGCGCTATCAGTATCAACGCACACCACGGTGCGATGGATATCCAGCTGTCTGATTTCAAGGTCGTCATCGAAGGGGCTAAAGGGTTCCTCCAGGCAGACTATGTCCGCAAGGGCGCTATGCCCGGTGCAGAGACCACCACGTTGACCGGCGACGATAAGCGCATCGTCGAGTTCGACGTCAAGCAGCCCTTGAAGGCTGACAAGGACAACAAATTTGCCGCCTCCTTCACCCCGACCAAACTGACAGAGGACGGCTCCGCAATCTTCGATAAGCAGTACAAAGCCGGTGAGTCTTTGGCAGATTCCAAGGTATCCCTTGCGCTGAAGTTCAAAGATGCCTCCACGCAACCGGAAGGATCAAGCCTTGGAACCGGGGCGATCGTCGGAATCGTGCTTGCCGCAATCGCAGCCCTCGGTGGCCTGGCATTCGCAGCGAGCCAGCCTGGATTCCAGGCAATGCTTGGGAAGCTTGTATGA
- a CDS encoding heme ABC transporter ATP-binding protein, whose translation MTVTASHVTVHRQGREILHDVSMSAQSGEVTGLIGPNGAGKSTLLAALSGDTSLSSGSVQLAGQDASGCTAHQLARTRAVMLQDVSVAFSFLVRDVVEMGRHPWGTQPDDATIVNEALAATGITHLQEREMLTLSGGERARVAFARVLAQRTPVVFLDEPTAAMDVRFQEQTMGVARTLARDGATVIVVLHDLQLAARYCDHVVCLKQGAVAAAGPVAEVYQDHILSEVYDWPITVLHDGSRVFIAPHEVNCSPVTGAT comes from the coding sequence ATGACAGTTACCGCTTCACATGTCACAGTCCATAGACAGGGGCGCGAAATACTCCACGATGTCAGCATGTCCGCGCAGAGTGGAGAGGTCACCGGCCTCATCGGCCCCAACGGAGCTGGCAAGTCTACATTGCTCGCTGCACTCTCCGGCGATACATCCCTCTCGAGCGGAAGCGTCCAGCTTGCGGGTCAGGATGCATCTGGGTGCACCGCTCATCAACTCGCTCGGACGCGTGCCGTCATGCTTCAGGATGTCAGTGTCGCCTTTTCGTTCTTGGTGCGCGACGTCGTCGAGATGGGGCGCCATCCGTGGGGCACTCAGCCTGACGACGCCACCATCGTCAACGAAGCGCTCGCCGCGACAGGCATCACGCACCTCCAGGAACGAGAGATGCTCACACTTTCCGGTGGTGAGCGCGCCCGTGTGGCCTTTGCCAGAGTCTTGGCACAGCGAACACCTGTAGTGTTTCTCGACGAACCGACTGCCGCGATGGACGTGCGCTTCCAAGAGCAGACGATGGGCGTCGCCCGCACCTTGGCACGTGATGGCGCGACCGTGATCGTCGTGCTCCACGATCTTCAGCTTGCTGCGCGGTACTGCGACCACGTGGTGTGCTTGAAGCAGGGGGCTGTTGCGGCAGCGGGGCCGGTGGCCGAGGTCTACCAGGACCACATTCTGAGCGAGGTCTACGACTGGCCTATCACGGTCCTGCACGACGGAAGTCGTGTTTTCATCGCACCTCATGAGGTGAACTGCTCCCCTGTGACAGGTGCGACCTAG
- a CDS encoding FecCD family ABC transporter permease gives MSEHHGAIHARRIGRIVLFAATASLLVLTAISSLVVGQFEFSPGELWPILTAGPMSASTLEASVLWQIRIPRLVLGLCVGAALGTGGALMQSVFANPLAEPSVVGVSTGAGVGAAIATVFGITTFGTMTVPIFAFATGIFVTVVVYQLARSGGRVRVLNLVLVGIAANAICGACISALTFIAPTTAREQIVFWQMGSLAGASWAQTGVVAAVVTFALACAMCFVRKLDILALGDQAAFHVGINVARLRMLAIALSTLLTAAAVSFAGLIGFVGLVVPHIVRTAVGPSNTVLVPASALGGALLIGAGDILSRTIIPFADLPIGIFTALIGGPTFFFLLRQMMRKGHAQ, from the coding sequence ATGAGCGAGCACCACGGAGCAATCCATGCACGACGCATTGGAAGAATTGTGCTTTTCGCAGCCACCGCTTCCCTGCTAGTGCTCACGGCCATTTCCTCTCTCGTTGTAGGCCAGTTTGAGTTCTCTCCAGGCGAGCTCTGGCCGATCCTTACCGCAGGGCCAATGTCAGCGTCCACACTCGAAGCATCAGTATTGTGGCAAATCCGCATCCCGAGGCTCGTTCTAGGACTCTGCGTCGGCGCGGCACTGGGAACAGGCGGGGCGCTCATGCAGTCCGTATTTGCCAACCCCCTAGCAGAACCAAGCGTCGTTGGCGTCAGCACCGGGGCAGGTGTAGGCGCAGCAATCGCCACCGTATTCGGCATCACCACATTCGGAACGATGACCGTGCCGATCTTCGCGTTCGCAACGGGCATATTCGTCACCGTGGTGGTGTACCAGCTAGCGCGTTCAGGTGGCAGAGTCCGCGTCCTGAACCTGGTTCTAGTAGGCATCGCAGCGAACGCTATCTGCGGCGCATGCATTTCAGCACTCACATTCATCGCCCCCACCACGGCGCGGGAACAGATCGTTTTCTGGCAGATGGGCAGTCTCGCTGGGGCGAGTTGGGCGCAAACTGGGGTGGTAGCTGCCGTTGTCACCTTCGCATTGGCATGTGCCATGTGTTTTGTGCGCAAGCTCGACATCCTCGCTTTGGGCGACCAAGCTGCATTCCATGTAGGCATCAACGTCGCACGCCTGCGCATGTTGGCGATCGCACTATCGACATTGCTTACAGCCGCAGCAGTCTCCTTCGCTGGGTTGATCGGGTTCGTAGGACTCGTCGTCCCACATATCGTGCGCACTGCGGTCGGCCCGTCCAATACGGTGCTTGTCCCGGCTTCTGCACTCGGTGGCGCGCTTTTGATCGGTGCTGGCGATATCCTCTCCCGCACAATCATTCCATTCGCTGACCTGCCAATCGGTATTTTCACAGCGCTGATTGGCGGGCCGACCTTCTTCTTCCTGCTGCGGCAGATGATGCGAAAGGGCCATGCACAATGA
- a CDS encoding heme/hemin ABC transporter substrate-binding protein — MKMLQTTLSLVTATAITLSLGGCAEWDNPTQHTTNELAESLQTNGDPHQAQGVSMVSEISEVEPIDTPREQALPVEVTDADGYDVTITDTSRILALDLYGTFTKTLRGVGMADNIVGRTVSSSEPSLAHLPVVTENGHSLNVEAILNLRPTLVLVDRSVGPVEAIDQLRAAGITTVMLEPTRSLASIAEDITNVATLVGEPEAGRLLAERSEKEIQQALDAIAAVAPEEPLRMSFLYARGTGGVFYLLGREEGTEELITALGGRDVNSEHGIGQPSPASPEALAEVNPEVFVMMNGGLQSTGDIEGLLQRPGVAQTTAGQHRRVLALPDGDSLAFGPQTGELLLRAAHALYGEQL; from the coding sequence ATGAAAATGCTGCAAACCACTCTTTCCTTGGTTACCGCGACTGCGATAACGCTGAGCCTCGGCGGGTGTGCGGAGTGGGACAACCCAACACAACACACCACCAACGAGCTCGCGGAGTCGCTGCAAACAAACGGGGACCCACACCAGGCGCAAGGGGTTTCGATGGTCTCTGAGATCTCCGAGGTCGAGCCAATCGATACGCCACGGGAACAAGCTCTGCCCGTCGAAGTGACCGATGCGGACGGGTACGACGTCACCATTACTGATACCTCCCGCATCCTTGCACTGGACCTATACGGCACATTCACCAAGACGCTTCGTGGTGTCGGCATGGCAGACAACATCGTCGGGCGGACCGTAAGTTCCTCGGAGCCGTCGCTCGCGCATCTGCCCGTAGTCACGGAAAACGGGCATTCGCTCAACGTCGAGGCCATTCTGAATCTTCGTCCCACCTTGGTGCTTGTCGACCGCTCAGTAGGACCAGTTGAGGCGATCGACCAGCTACGGGCAGCCGGTATCACCACTGTGATGCTGGAACCGACGCGTTCACTGGCCTCGATCGCGGAGGACATCACTAATGTGGCAACCCTCGTCGGTGAGCCTGAGGCAGGCCGTCTCCTCGCCGAACGCAGCGAGAAAGAAATCCAGCAAGCGCTCGACGCAATCGCTGCGGTGGCACCTGAAGAACCACTGCGAATGTCGTTTTTGTATGCTCGCGGCACCGGTGGCGTCTTCTATCTACTCGGGCGTGAAGAAGGAACTGAAGAACTCATCACTGCTCTAGGTGGCAGGGATGTCAATTCCGAGCACGGCATCGGTCAGCCTTCGCCGGCAAGCCCTGAGGCGCTCGCCGAGGTAAACCCCGAAGTGTTCGTCATGATGAACGGTGGGCTCCAGTCCACAGGCGATATTGAAGGCCTCCTCCAACGCCCCGGCGTCGCACAAACCACCGCGGGGCAGCACCGGCGAGTCCTGGCGCTTCCCGACGGTGACTCACTTGCGTTCGGACCTCAAACTGGCGAACTGCTGCTGCGCGCGGCGCACGCTCTCTACGGAGAGCAGCTATGA
- a CDS encoding HtaA domain-containing protein, translating to MPIRYIFALTASASMLGFTSTVFSPLPITPPPATAQEQTASHRTVSTGTMDWGVRESFRKYIETGVAKGSISTDEGATRSGAAFEFPAESSAITGPSSGQFNFTGSVHFSGHDGSLELTLSNPILVVNGTNAELRVDYSTRKYVGAGAVGPVEEGQKEVLATITLDAAPDFTASQVTISGHTSLTASGETIFAGFYEAGEPLDPISIDLSLTEASGAGPVPDFTLGSPSGDNSNAAAQGHSGATRSKATSGPAFWLGQVNDTLIEVNGLFTNADKVLRSATSLHERATSSQQSARPNRSSTAPGTTASAANTAPARNQASAPTSQSSNASAHSNRDASATAPSGGNASSNTVCDAGTSHGVTSAEAQWGIRQSFRTYIRGNIAKGKWELQGVRDSGNAFTFNGNSGAVDSATRSGSILYPGSIRFTGHGGVLDTRFSNMEIQFSGTTGQLILNATSNTMEGDPRDYGRIAIADLTFTNLDVSDSAVTGTAEATLTSTGSEAFGQFYPPGDPLDTIHFTAQLGGSANCAEGQGSIGGASSPSNNAAGADARAKLRKSTTSSSTPSRGSVLDEHLGDETVSSPDQPEGGKFQIKNTAPNSRTGADGWDDATVATLLVLIASLLGAGGALIRFAVIG from the coding sequence ATGCCTATCCGTTACATATTCGCCTTGACCGCTTCAGCCAGCATGCTTGGCTTCACATCTACCGTCTTCAGCCCACTCCCTATCACCCCTCCCCCTGCTACGGCACAAGAACAAACCGCGTCACACCGCACTGTATCCACGGGAACAATGGATTGGGGTGTGCGGGAATCGTTCCGTAAGTACATCGAAACCGGCGTCGCCAAGGGGTCCATCTCCACAGATGAAGGGGCGACTCGCTCAGGGGCGGCATTCGAATTCCCAGCCGAATCCTCCGCGATTACTGGCCCATCCTCCGGACAATTCAACTTCACCGGCTCAGTCCACTTCAGTGGCCACGATGGCTCTCTCGAGCTGACGCTCAGCAACCCGATCTTGGTGGTCAACGGCACTAACGCAGAACTCCGGGTGGACTACAGCACACGGAAGTATGTCGGCGCAGGAGCTGTGGGCCCTGTCGAAGAAGGACAAAAAGAAGTACTGGCCACCATCACCCTTGACGCCGCACCGGACTTCACCGCAAGCCAAGTGACAATAAGCGGCCACACCTCACTTACCGCTTCTGGGGAAACTATCTTCGCCGGATTCTACGAAGCAGGCGAGCCCCTCGACCCGATCAGTATCGATCTCTCACTCACGGAGGCTTCGGGTGCCGGACCAGTCCCGGACTTCACACTCGGGTCCCCATCAGGAGACAATAGCAACGCAGCTGCTCAGGGGCACAGTGGCGCCACACGTTCAAAGGCGACAAGCGGACCGGCTTTCTGGCTCGGACAGGTAAACGACACGCTCATCGAGGTCAATGGGCTGTTTACCAACGCCGACAAGGTCTTGCGAAGCGCAACGTCGTTGCACGAGCGCGCTACATCGTCGCAACAGTCAGCCCGTCCCAACCGCTCTTCGACGGCGCCGGGGACGACTGCTTCGGCTGCCAACACGGCCCCGGCGCGCAACCAAGCATCAGCGCCGACTTCCCAATCGAGCAACGCATCGGCCCACAGCAATCGCGATGCCTCAGCCACAGCACCGTCAGGCGGTAATGCATCTTCAAATACCGTCTGTGATGCTGGCACCTCACACGGAGTCACCTCTGCTGAGGCACAGTGGGGAATCCGGCAGTCGTTCCGTACATACATCCGTGGCAATATCGCGAAAGGAAAGTGGGAGCTCCAAGGCGTTAGAGACAGCGGTAATGCCTTTACTTTCAACGGCAATTCGGGAGCAGTTGATTCTGCGACGCGGTCGGGGTCCATCCTCTACCCCGGTTCGATCCGTTTTACCGGGCACGGGGGCGTATTGGACACTCGTTTTTCCAACATGGAAATCCAGTTCTCCGGCACTACCGGCCAGCTGATCCTCAACGCGACGTCGAACACTATGGAAGGCGACCCCCGCGACTACGGGCGCATCGCCATCGCAGACCTCACTTTCACGAACCTCGATGTGAGCGACTCTGCGGTAACCGGTACAGCAGAAGCAACGCTTACGAGCACAGGTTCGGAAGCGTTTGGGCAGTTCTACCCTCCTGGCGATCCGCTCGACACAATTCACTTCACCGCTCAACTCGGCGGATCGGCTAACTGCGCCGAAGGCCAGGGCTCCATCGGAGGGGCGTCCTCTCCATCCAACAATGCGGCGGGGGCCGACGCTCGAGCGAAACTTCGGAAGTCTACAACATCCTCGTCTACGCCTTCCCGCGGAAGCGTTCTCGACGAGCATTTGGGGGACGAAACTGTTTCGTCCCCTGATCAGCCAGAAGGCGGAAAGTTCCAGATTAAAAACACCGCGCCCAATTCGCGTACAGGGGCGGATGGTTGGGATGACGCGACCGTCGCGACGCTCTTGGTGCTCATTGCCTCGCTGCTTGGCGCAGGCGGTGCGCTCATCAGATTCGCAGTCATCGGATAG
- a CDS encoding heme oxygenase (biliverdin-producing), with protein MTLIAPTQMPLSVALKEQTTAAHASAETSRFMSNLSGGQLSATAVAELTVQYFHIYSALEAAVRRTATHHAVAQIADPRLERVDAISADLTALLGADWQNHHHPLEATSRYVAELNALTPNNGPEVIAHHYVRYLGDIAGGQALARVFRSEYNLSDNALNFYDFSAIGKIPPYRAQYKASLDAMQLSDNERAQLIETAKHAFTLNEAVFQELTSRLD; from the coding sequence ATGACCCTCATCGCCCCTACACAGATGCCACTGTCCGTCGCCCTGAAGGAGCAGACCACAGCCGCACACGCAAGTGCCGAGACCTCCCGCTTCATGTCTAACCTCAGCGGAGGTCAGCTCAGCGCAACAGCCGTCGCCGAGCTCACCGTGCAGTACTTCCACATCTATTCCGCACTCGAAGCCGCGGTGCGCCGCACAGCCACTCACCATGCCGTAGCCCAGATCGCCGACCCGAGACTTGAGCGGGTAGACGCAATCTCCGCCGACCTCACAGCGCTACTCGGCGCGGATTGGCAAAATCACCATCACCCACTCGAGGCAACGTCACGCTACGTTGCCGAACTCAACGCACTCACCCCCAACAACGGCCCCGAGGTGATAGCACACCACTACGTTCGCTACCTCGGCGACATCGCTGGTGGTCAGGCGCTTGCCCGGGTATTTCGCAGCGAATACAACCTCAGCGATAACGCCCTCAACTTCTACGACTTTTCCGCGATTGGGAAAATCCCGCCATATCGTGCGCAATACAAAGCATCCTTGGACGCCATGCAACTGAGCGACAACGAACGCGCCCAACTCATCGAGACAGCAAAGCACGCCTTCACGCTGAATGAAGCCGTGTTCCAGGAGCTCACATCACGACTCGACTAG
- a CDS encoding DNA-3-methyladenine glycosylase, which translates to MIDFSRPANIVAPKLLGCTLTHGGVSIVLTEVEAYLGEEDAAAHTYRGKTARNAAMFGPPGRFYVYLSYGIHHNVNIVCAPEGIGQGCLLRGGRVIEGHDIAYRRRQKPDRLPIEEDNLARGPGNLGEALGFELTDNHKSVSLTAPTAPPEWVCGPRIGISKNADAPWRFWIPGDKTVSTPRGYKTSNKYKA; encoded by the coding sequence ATGATTGACTTTTCCCGCCCCGCAAACATCGTCGCGCCGAAACTACTCGGGTGCACACTCACTCATGGCGGGGTCAGCATCGTATTGACCGAGGTCGAGGCATACCTCGGCGAGGAAGACGCCGCCGCGCACACCTATCGCGGCAAAACGGCACGAAACGCTGCGATGTTTGGCCCTCCCGGACGTTTCTACGTGTATCTTTCGTACGGCATTCACCACAACGTCAACATTGTGTGCGCACCGGAGGGCATCGGCCAGGGATGCCTACTGCGCGGAGGCAGGGTCATCGAAGGCCACGATATCGCCTATCGACGCCGCCAAAAACCCGACCGCCTTCCCATCGAAGAAGACAACCTGGCGCGTGGTCCCGGAAACCTGGGCGAAGCGTTGGGGTTTGAACTCACCGACAACCATAAATCCGTCTCTTTGACCGCACCTACCGCTCCCCCGGAGTGGGTTTGTGGCCCCCGTATTGGCATCTCGAAGAATGCTGATGCCCCCTGGCGATTCTGGATCCCCGGAGACAAAACTGTTTCCACGCCACGCGGTTATAAAACGAGCAATAAATACAAGGCATAA